A single region of the Rhizobium sp. NLR16a genome encodes:
- a CDS encoding DUF6460 domain-containing protein — protein MSDQVNRFLGDSLGRTLIKLVVVSLIVGFVMTVFGLTPWNIIYGFRDFILELWHRGFAALGRVGDYLLLGATIVIPLFVILRLFSYRR, from the coding sequence ATGTCCGATCAGGTGAACAGGTTCCTCGGCGATTCGCTCGGCCGCACATTGATTAAACTCGTCGTCGTGTCGCTGATCGTCGGATTCGTCATGACTGTGTTCGGGCTGACGCCGTGGAACATCATCTATGGATTCCGCGACTTCATCCTGGAACTCTGGCACCGGGGCTTTGCAGCGCTCGGACGCGTCGGCGACTATCTCCTCCTCGGGGCAACGATCGTCATCCCGCTCTTCGTCATCCTTCGCCTTTTCAGCTATCGCCGGTAA
- a CDS encoding CAP domain-containing protein, protein MTSIDLSRRSLLCLSGLALAAVAGCTTTPKIADTPSNGEDETASVLPLVNQLRAKNGLPPLEVDPAAQTAALFQAKRMASAGKMAHLMGMTDSFGARVKASGVRLPAAENIASGQQSVEAVVTAWINSPHHLENMLGRYDGLGVAVAHNTASRNLPYWAMVLSSRGDSASI, encoded by the coding sequence ATGACATCGATCGATCTTTCCAGGCGCAGCCTGCTCTGCCTTTCCGGACTTGCACTCGCCGCGGTCGCCGGCTGCACCACGACGCCGAAAATTGCCGACACGCCCTCGAACGGCGAGGATGAGACGGCGAGCGTATTGCCGCTGGTCAACCAGCTGAGAGCCAAGAACGGCCTGCCACCGCTTGAGGTCGATCCGGCGGCGCAGACGGCCGCCCTTTTTCAGGCCAAGCGCATGGCGAGCGCCGGCAAGATGGCGCATCTCATGGGCATGACCGACAGTTTCGGCGCCCGCGTCAAGGCGAGCGGCGTGCGGCTGCCGGCGGCCGAGAATATCGCGTCCGGCCAGCAGAGCGTCGAAGCCGTGGTGACGGCCTGGATCAATTCGCCGCATCACCTGGAAAACATGCTCGGTCGTTATGACGGCCTCGGCGTCGCCGTCGCCCATAATACGGCTTCCAGGAACCTCCCCTATTGGGCCATGGTGCTTTCCAGCCGAGGCGATTCTGCCTCGATATGA
- a CDS encoding MATE family efflux transporter — translation MDTCSNNALAFDVTHRLVLSIAVPMTLGFMTTPLLGLTSTAVVGHMGNAEALAGLAIGAMLFDLILGSFNFLRASTTGLTAQAYGRRDRHEQQAVFWRALISALGCGLALLLLSPLLETAGLRLMGAEGAIAETTGTYFSIRMLAAPAALANYAILGFVLGRGQGSVGLVLQALINGINILLSIYLGLSLGWGVAGVAWATMAGETAGALAGLFIVLRGFAKAERPAWAEIFSRHRLAELFALNRDILIRTFVLIGAFTIMTRIGTGFGAVTLAANAVLMNFFLLSGYYLDGLANAAEQITGRAVGARYRPAFERGLKLTTFWSFGLAALVSGFFFLAGPWLISVLTTSPEVRQAAETYLPWAAITGLTGALAFLMDGVFIGATWSVDMRNRMLMSFAGYLVMLAVFVPLFGNHGLWLGMNAFLLFRGFFLAMLVRPRADQTFRAAQ, via the coding sequence ATGGATACGTGCAGCAACAACGCCCTCGCTTTCGACGTGACGCATCGGCTGGTGCTGTCGATCGCCGTTCCGATGACACTCGGCTTCATGACGACACCGCTGCTCGGGCTGACGAGCACTGCCGTCGTTGGCCATATGGGTAACGCGGAAGCGCTGGCGGGGCTGGCGATCGGCGCGATGCTCTTCGACCTGATCCTCGGCAGTTTCAACTTTCTGCGTGCCTCGACGACGGGGCTGACGGCACAGGCCTATGGCCGGCGCGACCGGCATGAGCAGCAGGCTGTCTTCTGGCGAGCGCTTATTTCAGCCCTCGGCTGCGGGCTGGCGCTGCTCCTTCTTTCGCCGCTGCTCGAGACGGCGGGATTGCGGTTGATGGGCGCGGAAGGAGCGATCGCCGAGACGACCGGCACCTATTTTTCGATCCGCATGCTGGCGGCGCCGGCCGCACTCGCGAATTACGCCATCCTCGGCTTCGTCCTCGGGCGCGGACAGGGCAGCGTCGGGCTGGTGCTGCAGGCACTGATCAACGGCATCAATATCCTGCTTTCCATCTATCTCGGCCTGTCGCTCGGCTGGGGCGTGGCCGGGGTCGCCTGGGCAACCATGGCCGGTGAGACGGCCGGCGCGCTCGCCGGGCTTTTTATCGTGCTCCGCGGCTTTGCCAAGGCGGAGCGGCCGGCCTGGGCAGAGATCTTTTCCCGGCATCGGCTGGCGGAGCTTTTCGCCCTCAACCGCGACATCTTGATCCGCACCTTCGTGCTGATCGGCGCCTTCACGATCATGACGCGGATCGGCACCGGCTTCGGGGCGGTGACGCTGGCCGCCAATGCCGTGCTGATGAATTTCTTCCTGCTGTCCGGCTATTATCTCGACGGGCTTGCCAACGCCGCCGAGCAGATCACCGGCCGGGCCGTCGGCGCGCGCTATCGGCCGGCCTTCGAGCGCGGGCTGAAGCTCACCACCTTCTGGTCGTTCGGATTGGCGGCCCTCGTTTCCGGCTTCTTCTTTCTCGCCGGCCCCTGGCTGATCTCGGTACTGACCACCTCGCCGGAGGTGCGGCAGGCGGCCGAAACCTATCTGCCCTGGGCTGCCATTACCGGACTGACGGGGGCGCTCGCCTTCCTGATGGACGGCGTCTTCATCGGTGCGACTTGGTCGGTCGACATGCGCAACCGGATGCTGATGTCCTTTGCCGGCTACCTCGTCATGCTCGCCGTCTTCGTGCCGCTCTTCGGCAATCACGGCCTGTGGCTTGGTATGAACGCCTTCCTGCTGTTTCGTGGCTTCTTCCTCGCCATGCTGGTCAGGCCGCGGGCCGATCAGACCTTCCGCGCCGCCCAGTAA
- a CDS encoding quinone-dependent dihydroorotate dehydrogenase produces the protein MIDPFKRLARKGLFLFDPETAHGMSIAALKSGLVPACRIAPDPRLRQTVAGLIFENPLGMAAGYDKNAEVPEALLKLGFGFTEIGTVTPKPQGGNPRPRIFRLVEDEAVINRLGFNNEGHDAAFERLSALTGGGMIGVNIGANKDSDDRIADYVAGIRRFYSVARYFTANISSPNTPGLRDLQARESLAALLSAVLAARDEMAQKSGRKIPVFLKIAPDLTEEGMDDIAAEALAHPLDGLIVSNTTLSRDGLKDQRQAKEAGGLSGAPLFEKSTAVLARMRKRVGPDLPIIGVGGVSSAETALEKIRAGADLVQLYSCMVYEGPGLPGDIVRGLSALLDREKVGSIRTLRDSRLDYWAARKV, from the coding sequence ATGATCGATCCCTTCAAGCGCCTCGCCCGCAAGGGTCTCTTCCTGTTCGACCCGGAAACGGCGCACGGCATGTCGATCGCCGCGCTGAAGTCCGGTCTCGTGCCCGCCTGCCGGATCGCTCCCGATCCGCGCCTGCGCCAGACCGTCGCCGGCCTCATCTTCGAAAACCCGCTCGGCATGGCGGCCGGTTACGACAAGAATGCCGAGGTGCCCGAAGCGCTCTTGAAGCTTGGCTTCGGCTTTACCGAGATCGGCACGGTGACGCCGAAGCCGCAGGGCGGCAATCCGCGTCCGCGCATTTTCCGCCTTGTCGAGGATGAAGCCGTCATCAACCGCCTCGGCTTCAACAATGAAGGCCATGATGCCGCTTTCGAACGCCTCTCGGCACTGACGGGTGGCGGCATGATCGGCGTCAATATCGGCGCCAACAAGGACAGCGATGATCGCATCGCCGATTATGTCGCCGGCATCCGCCGCTTCTATTCCGTCGCGCGTTATTTCACCGCCAATATCTCCTCGCCGAATACGCCCGGGCTGCGCGACCTGCAGGCACGCGAAAGCCTGGCGGCGCTGCTGTCGGCCGTGCTGGCGGCGCGCGACGAAATGGCGCAGAAATCCGGCCGGAAGATCCCGGTCTTCCTGAAGATCGCCCCTGACCTGACCGAGGAAGGCATGGACGATATCGCGGCGGAAGCGCTCGCGCATCCGCTGGACGGACTGATCGTCTCCAACACCACGCTGTCTCGCGACGGTCTCAAGGATCAGCGCCAGGCGAAGGAGGCGGGCGGTCTTTCCGGCGCGCCGCTGTTCGAAAAATCGACGGCGGTGCTTGCCCGAATGCGCAAGCGCGTCGGCCCTGATCTGCCGATCATCGGCGTCGGCGGCGTCTCCTCGGCCGAAACCGCGCTGGAGAAAATCAGGGCGGGCGCCGATCTTGTCCAGCTCTATTCCTGCATGGTCTATGAGGGCCCTGGTCTTCCCGGCGATATCGTCCGCGGTCTTTCGGCGCTGCTCGACCGCGAAAAGGTGGGCTCGATCCGCACATTGCGTGACAGCAGGCTGGATTACTGGGCGGCGCGGAAGGTCTGA
- a CDS encoding DUF952 domain-containing protein — MTVPPTLYKIVTETLWQQARQSGVFHGAGVDLKDGFIHFSTADQVKQTASLHFAGQPGLVLVAVDGRAFSDKLLFEPSRGGDLFPHLYADLPLAAVLWEAPLPLDENGVHIFPELQP, encoded by the coding sequence ATGACCGTGCCACCGACCCTTTACAAGATCGTGACGGAAACGCTTTGGCAGCAAGCCAGACAAAGCGGTGTTTTTCATGGCGCCGGCGTCGATCTCAAGGACGGCTTCATCCATTTCTCTACGGCGGACCAGGTGAAACAGACCGCGTCCCTGCATTTTGCCGGCCAGCCCGGCCTGGTGCTGGTCGCCGTCGATGGCCGCGCTTTCAGTGACAAGCTCCTCTTCGAACCCTCCCGCGGCGGCGATCTCTTCCCGCATCTCTACGCCGATCTGCCGCTGGCGGCCGTGCTCTGGGAGGCGCCGCTGCCGCTCGATGAGAACGGCGTTCATATCTTCCCGGAGCTGCAGCCATGA
- a CDS encoding response regulator transcription factor, translating into MQEQTIIIADDHPLFRDALRQAVIGMEGRQSIVEAGDFAAARTAAGTHPDADLMLLDLAMPGVSGFSGLMALRAEFASLPIIIVSASDDATTIRRALELGASGFISKSSGIEDIRRGIQTVLAGDIATPESYLDGQEQDPDVADLIRRLHTLTPQQSRVLTMLAEGLLNKQIAYELGVSEATIKAHVSAILLKLDVDSRTQAVIQLGKINMAMVA; encoded by the coding sequence ATGCAGGAACAGACCATCATCATTGCGGACGATCATCCGCTGTTTCGCGATGCGCTGCGCCAGGCGGTGATCGGCATGGAGGGACGCCAGTCGATCGTCGAAGCCGGCGATTTCGCAGCCGCACGCACCGCCGCCGGCACCCATCCAGACGCCGACCTGATGCTGCTCGATCTCGCCATGCCCGGCGTCAGCGGCTTTTCCGGCCTAATGGCGCTGCGCGCCGAATTCGCCAGCCTGCCGATCATCATCGTTTCGGCGAGCGACGACGCCACGACGATCCGCCGGGCGCTGGAACTCGGCGCTTCCGGCTTCATTTCCAAATCCTCGGGCATCGAAGACATTCGCCGCGGCATCCAGACGGTGCTTGCCGGCGATATCGCCACACCGGAAAGCTATCTCGACGGCCAGGAGCAGGATCCTGACGTCGCCGACCTGATCCGCCGCCTGCACACGCTGACGCCGCAGCAGAGCCGGGTGCTGACCATGCTGGCCGAAGGCCTGTTGAACAAGCAGATCGCCTATGAACTCGGCGTCTCCGAAGCGACGATCAAGGCGCATGTATCGGCAATCCTGCTGAAACTCGATGTCGACAGCCGCACACAGGCGGTCATCCAGCTCGGCAAGATCAATATGGCGATGGTAGCCTGA
- a CDS encoding helix-turn-helix transcriptional regulator, giving the protein MLSHKQIWEAIDRLAERHELTPSGLARRAGLDPTSFNKSKRLSADGRLRWPSTESIAKVLDATGASMEQFFAFMQPAASSAGERIGERAAPPPGSAIPLLGFAQAGAGGFFDDSGFPAGHGWDVVEFPTNPSQRSGVYALEVQGESMMPLYRDGDVLIVEPGAQVRRNDRVVVRTCAGEVMAKVLLRRSPRSIELMSLNPEHPNRTIDLADVDWIARIIWASQ; this is encoded by the coding sequence ATGCTGTCACACAAGCAGATCTGGGAGGCGATCGACAGGCTTGCCGAACGGCACGAGCTGACGCCATCCGGTCTTGCGCGCCGCGCCGGGCTCGACCCCACCTCGTTCAACAAGTCGAAACGGCTTTCGGCCGATGGGCGGCTGCGCTGGCCGTCGACGGAATCGATCGCCAAGGTGCTCGACGCGACAGGGGCGAGCATGGAGCAGTTTTTCGCCTTCATGCAACCGGCCGCCAGTTCCGCCGGAGAGCGGATCGGCGAGCGTGCCGCCCCCCCGCCGGGCAGCGCCATTCCTCTGCTCGGCTTCGCCCAGGCCGGCGCCGGCGGCTTCTTCGACGATAGCGGCTTTCCGGCCGGTCATGGCTGGGACGTGGTGGAGTTTCCGACGAACCCGTCGCAGCGATCCGGCGTCTATGCGCTTGAGGTGCAGGGTGAAAGCATGATGCCGCTTTATCGCGACGGCGATGTGCTGATCGTCGAGCCCGGGGCGCAGGTGCGCCGCAATGACCGCGTCGTCGTGCGCACATGCGCGGGCGAGGTGATGGCCAAGGTGCTGCTGCGCCGAAGCCCGCGGTCGATCGAGCTGATGTCGCTCAATCCCGAACATCCCAACCGCACGATCGATCTCGCCGATGTCGATTGGATCGCCCGCATCATCTGGGCCAGTCAGTAG
- a CDS encoding thermonuclease family protein, with amino-acid sequence MRPAAVVTGITGMAVVVGLLMAGEARLRGGTAGEETAAAEETAVAAPDVAPETAGPATISDERAEMIARSAEPAAPPPAADGAAPKPATIAQQAAPVGGETAGPAGKKALELPRPLVENAGSLSFGERRLQLAGIVPTPADRICGPAGRQWPCGMLAKTALRQLLRNRSITCDLDTAEWKGTAIAACRLGTQDLGAWLAETGWAEAEAGSSLAAVAEKAKQAQKGIYGGDPRRK; translated from the coding sequence ATGCGCCCTGCCGCCGTCGTTACAGGTATCACGGGGATGGCGGTGGTGGTCGGCCTGCTGATGGCAGGCGAAGCGAGGCTTCGCGGCGGCACGGCAGGGGAAGAAACCGCAGCCGCAGAGGAAACGGCGGTCGCAGCGCCCGATGTTGCCCCCGAGACCGCCGGACCTGCGACGATATCCGACGAACGCGCCGAAATGATCGCCCGCTCGGCGGAGCCGGCGGCTCCGCCGCCTGCGGCTGATGGCGCGGCGCCCAAACCAGCCACCATCGCGCAGCAAGCGGCGCCAGTCGGCGGCGAAACGGCAGGTCCCGCCGGCAAAAAGGCGCTGGAGCTGCCGCGGCCGCTGGTCGAGAACGCGGGCAGTCTTTCCTTCGGGGAGCGACGGCTCCAGCTTGCCGGCATCGTCCCCACGCCGGCCGACAGGATATGCGGGCCGGCAGGCCGGCAATGGCCCTGCGGCATGCTGGCAAAGACGGCGCTGCGCCAGCTGTTGCGCAACCGCAGCATCACCTGCGATCTCGACACGGCCGAATGGAAGGGAACAGCGATCGCCGCCTGCCGGCTCGGCACGCAGGATCTCGGTGCATGGCTTGCCGAAACCGGCTGGGCGGAGGCAGAGGCGGGTTCGTCGCTTGCAGCCGTCGCCGAGAAGGCGAAGCAGGCGCAGAAAGGTATTTACGGCGGCGATCCGCGCCGCAAGTGA
- a CDS encoding tellurite resistance TerB family protein has product MNKPLSAHDALIYVMVMASAVDSTMNDREMERIGQLIGFLPVFKDFDDDKLIPIARDCAALLAGPEGLDVVLETVRDTLPAKLYDTAYALAVEVASADLSVKAEELRLLSLLRDRLGLDKLTCAAIERSAIARFRKG; this is encoded by the coding sequence ATGAACAAGCCGCTTTCCGCCCATGATGCGCTGATCTACGTGATGGTGATGGCGTCGGCCGTCGACAGCACCATGAACGACAGGGAGATGGAAAGGATCGGCCAGTTGATCGGCTTCCTGCCGGTTTTCAAGGATTTCGATGACGACAAGCTCATTCCGATAGCACGCGACTGCGCCGCGCTGCTGGCCGGGCCCGAGGGCCTCGATGTCGTTCTCGAAACCGTACGAGACACCCTGCCGGCAAAACTCTACGACACGGCCTATGCGCTTGCCGTCGAAGTGGCCTCCGCCGATCTCTCGGTCAAGGCGGAGGAACTGCGGCTGCTCAGCCTGCTGCGGGACCGGCTCGGCCTCGACAAGCTCACCTGCGCGGCGATCGAGCGCAGCGCGATCGCCCGCTTCCGCAAGGGCTGA
- a CDS encoding transporter substrate-binding domain-containing protein — protein MIEFQQASPTLRAFLAIGLFLAALFSSFEAFAQQAAPSLPLLFDARERLARPDLSSLVRLRFLTSVDFPPFNFTDQNGKLSGFNVDLAREICSELEISDKCQIQAMPFADLKDALAASQGDAVIAGLAVTPELRRQFLFSRPYLMLPARFVRNLGAPLDGKTAAALSNHPVGVVKDTVHEAMLAAFFPALKAQAFDTKDALLAALKERKVDAAFADALQLSFWVSSAASDKCCALFDGPYLSEQFLGEGMTIMLRQKDSVLTSAIDHALATLSRNGRLQEIYLRYFPYGLY, from the coding sequence ATGATTGAATTCCAGCAGGCATCCCCGACTCTCAGGGCTTTTCTGGCGATCGGCCTGTTTCTGGCAGCGCTGTTTTCGAGCTTTGAGGCATTCGCCCAGCAAGCTGCGCCCTCGCTGCCGTTGCTCTTCGATGCCCGCGAGCGTCTCGCCAGGCCGGATCTCTCCTCGCTGGTCCGCCTGCGCTTTCTGACGTCGGTCGATTTCCCGCCGTTTAATTTCACCGATCAGAACGGCAAGCTTTCCGGTTTCAACGTCGATCTCGCCCGCGAAATCTGCAGCGAGCTGGAGATTTCCGACAAGTGCCAGATCCAGGCAATGCCTTTTGCCGATCTCAAGGATGCGCTCGCCGCCTCGCAGGGCGATGCCGTCATCGCCGGCCTTGCGGTCACCCCGGAGCTGCGCCGGCAATTTCTCTTCTCCCGGCCATATCTGATGCTGCCGGCGCGCTTCGTGCGCAATCTTGGCGCCCCGCTCGATGGAAAGACCGCCGCCGCGCTCTCGAACCATCCGGTCGGCGTCGTCAAAGACACGGTGCACGAGGCGATGCTGGCAGCCTTTTTCCCGGCGCTGAAAGCGCAGGCTTTCGACACGAAGGACGCCCTGCTTGCGGCGCTGAAGGAGCGAAAGGTCGATGCCGCCTTCGCCGATGCGCTGCAGCTTTCCTTCTGGGTCTCTTCGGCGGCCTCCGACAAATGCTGCGCGCTGTTCGACGGCCCCTACCTCTCCGAACAATTCCTCGGCGAGGGCATGACGATCATGCTGCGGCAGAAGGACAGTGTGCTGACTTCGGCCATCGACCATGCGCTTGCGACGCTGTCGCGCAACGGCCGTCTTCAGGAAATCTATCTACGCTATTTTCCTTACGGGCTCTATTGA
- a CDS encoding methyl-accepting chemotaxis protein, giving the protein MLKHLKIRTKIISVVALLGLITMAGLVYVISEFRQADAAYSAFIDHEAQASMLSARASASVVASVLQVTLLADMKPDTPAFQTALATPSKLPQARDRMKQALALVPSRKAAIDEIEAGIDEIEALANKIIEQSRAGDSAGALANVALINAKLDALTPKMIANNDAMMALLNDGGGALSASVNGRITFCFVLIGIAVLTAIGFAVAVAQKGIAGPMTNLSLRMTRLAEGDTNSDISGLDRRDEVGHMAKAVSIFRDNAIERRQIQARAEADRSVSDGERREREAQKAREAAELERAVAALGDGLRRLAAGDLASDIGEPFVAHLDALRQDFNHSIEKLNETMQAVGANARAIGAGANEIRSSADELSRRTEQQSASVEETAAALEEITTTVRDAAKRAEEASQLVTRTRLGAERSGEIVRKAVSAMHEIEKSSGEISNIIGVIDDIAFQTNLLALNAGVEAARAGEAGKGFAVVAQEVRELAQRSANAAKEIKSLITNSGMHVQTGVTLVGETGKALDVIVTEVQEINQHVHAIAEASREQSIGLQEINTAVNTMDQGTQQNAAMVEQSTAASHSLASEASALNMLLGQFRLTGTGAFAAAAPMTSSRPPTAAPHSAAPRATVRTAAKTSIRIAGEGTARPAASPARALGQTLANAFGAGSTPKSQDGDWTEF; this is encoded by the coding sequence ATGTTGAAGCATTTGAAAATCCGCACCAAAATCATATCGGTCGTGGCGCTGCTCGGGCTTATCACGATGGCGGGGCTTGTCTATGTCATCTCCGAATTCCGCCAGGCCGACGCCGCCTATAGTGCCTTTATCGATCATGAGGCGCAGGCATCGATGCTGAGCGCGCGCGCCAGCGCATCGGTGGTGGCCTCGGTGCTGCAGGTCACCCTGCTGGCTGACATGAAACCCGATACGCCGGCTTTCCAGACGGCGCTTGCCACACCGAGCAAGCTGCCACAGGCCCGCGACCGGATGAAACAGGCCCTCGCACTGGTCCCGAGCCGCAAGGCAGCGATCGACGAGATCGAGGCCGGCATCGATGAAATCGAAGCTCTGGCGAACAAGATCATCGAACAGAGCAGGGCCGGGGACAGCGCCGGTGCGCTCGCGAATGTCGCGCTGATCAATGCCAAGCTCGATGCGCTGACGCCGAAGATGATCGCCAACAACGATGCGATGATGGCATTGCTCAACGACGGCGGCGGCGCGCTTTCGGCGTCCGTCAACGGCCGGATCACCTTCTGTTTCGTCCTGATCGGCATCGCTGTTCTCACCGCGATCGGCTTCGCCGTCGCCGTGGCGCAAAAAGGCATTGCCGGCCCGATGACGAATCTCAGCCTGCGCATGACGCGGCTTGCCGAGGGCGACACCAACAGCGATATCAGCGGTCTCGATCGCCGCGACGAAGTCGGCCACATGGCAAAGGCGGTTTCGATCTTCCGCGACAACGCGATCGAGCGTCGTCAAATCCAGGCGCGCGCCGAGGCAGACCGCAGCGTCAGCGACGGCGAGCGCCGCGAACGCGAGGCCCAGAAAGCCCGCGAGGCAGCCGAACTCGAACGCGCCGTCGCAGCTCTTGGCGATGGCCTGCGCCGCCTTGCCGCCGGCGATCTCGCCTCTGATATCGGCGAGCCCTTCGTCGCCCATCTCGATGCGCTGCGCCAGGATTTCAACCACTCGATCGAGAAGCTCAACGAGACCATGCAGGCGGTCGGGGCCAATGCCCGGGCGATCGGCGCCGGCGCCAACGAGATTCGTTCCTCCGCCGACGAGCTTTCCCGGCGAACGGAACAGCAATCGGCCTCGGTCGAAGAAACCGCCGCGGCGCTGGAAGAGATCACCACGACGGTGCGCGACGCCGCCAAGCGCGCCGAGGAGGCGAGCCAGCTCGTCACCCGCACGCGCCTCGGCGCCGAAAGATCCGGCGAGATCGTCCGCAAGGCCGTCTCCGCCATGCATGAGATCGAAAAGTCCTCTGGCGAAATTTCCAACATCATCGGCGTCATCGACGACATCGCCTTCCAGACCAACCTCTTGGCGCTGAATGCAGGCGTCGAGGCGGCACGCGCCGGTGAGGCGGGCAAGGGTTTTGCCGTCGTCGCTCAGGAAGTGCGCGAGCTCGCCCAGCGCTCGGCCAATGCCGCCAAGGAGATCAAGTCGCTGATCACCAATTCCGGCATGCATGTGCAGACCGGCGTCACGCTGGTCGGCGAGACCGGCAAGGCGCTCGACGTGATCGTCACCGAAGTGCAGGAAATCAACCAGCACGTCCACGCGATCGCCGAAGCCTCGCGCGAGCAGTCGATCGGGCTGCAGGAGATCAATACCGCCGTCAATACCATGGATCAGGGCACGCAGCAGAATGCGGCAATGGTCGAGCAATCGACGGCCGCCAGCCACAGCCTCGCCAGCGAAGCATCGGCGCTCAACATGCTGCTCGGCCAGTTCCGTCTGACCGGCACCGGCGCCTTTGCCGCAGCAGCACCGATGACATCGTCCCGACCACCGACTGCAGCACCGCACTCCGCTGCACCGCGAGCCACGGTACGCACGGCAGCCAAGACATCGATCCGCATCGCTGGCGAAGGCACCGCCCGGCCGGCCGCCTCACCGGCGCGCGCGCTCGGCCAGACACTCGCCAACGCCTTCGGCGCAGGCAGCACGCCGAAGAGCCAGGATGGCGATTGGACGGAATTCTAA
- a CDS encoding 2'-deoxycytidine 5'-triphosphate deaminase: MARETGILADRAIAALFETGRLNSERELDRDQIQPASLDLRLGSKAFRVRASFMPGPSHLVSDKLDRLSLHVIDLSQGAVLETGCVYIVPLMESLALPADMSASANPKSSTGRLDIFTRVITDYAQEFDKIPAGYSGPLYLEISPRTFPIVVRRGSRLSQIRFRVGQSVLGEPELLKLHESETLVASKQPNVSGGGIALSIDLTGDKDGLIGYRGKHHTAVVDVDEKDQHDIFDFWEPLYSRGRNELILDPDEFYILVSREAVHVPPDYAAEMTPFDPLVGEFRVHYAGFFDPGFGHAPAGGRGSRAVLEVRSHEVPFILEDGQIVGRLVYEHMQEKPASLYGSGLGSNYQAQGLKLSKHFRI; the protein is encoded by the coding sequence ATGGCTCGCGAAACTGGAATTCTGGCGGATCGCGCGATTGCGGCGCTGTTCGAAACGGGGCGACTGAACTCCGAGCGGGAGCTCGACCGCGATCAGATCCAGCCGGCAAGTCTCGACCTGCGCTTGGGAAGCAAGGCGTTTCGTGTGCGTGCCTCCTTCATGCCCGGTCCCTCGCATCTGGTCTCGGACAAGCTCGATCGGCTGAGCCTGCACGTGATCGACCTGTCCCAAGGCGCGGTGCTCGAAACCGGCTGCGTCTATATCGTGCCGCTGATGGAAAGCCTGGCGCTGCCGGCCGACATGTCGGCCTCGGCCAATCCGAAGAGCTCGACCGGCAGGCTCGATATATTCACCCGCGTCATCACCGACTACGCCCAGGAATTCGACAAGATCCCGGCAGGTTATTCCGGCCCGCTCTATCTCGAAATCAGCCCGCGCACCTTCCCGATCGTCGTGCGCCGCGGCTCGCGTCTGTCGCAGATCCGCTTCCGCGTCGGCCAGTCCGTGCTCGGCGAGCCGGAACTTTTGAAGCTGCATGAAAGCGAGACGCTGGTTGCCAGCAAGCAGCCGAACGTGTCGGGCGGCGGCATCGCGCTGTCGATCGATCTCACCGGCGACAAGGACGGCCTGATCGGCTATCGCGGCAAACACCACACCGCCGTCGTCGATGTCGACGAGAAGGATCAGCACGACATCTTCGATTTCTGGGAGCCGCTCTATAGCCGCGGCCGCAACGAGCTGATCCTTGATCCCGACGAATTCTATATCCTTGTCTCGCGTGAGGCCGTGCATGTGCCGCCGGATTATGCCGCCGAAATGACTCCCTTCGATCCGCTGGTCGGCGAATTCCGTGTCCACTATGCCGGCTTCTTCGATCCGGGCTTCGGCCATGCGCCGGCAGGCGGGCGCGGCAGCCGCGCCGTACTCGAAGTGCGCAGCCACGAAGTGCCCTTCATCCTCGAAGACGGCCAGATCGTTGGCCGCCTGGTCTACGAGCACATGCAGGAAAAACCGGCCAGCCTCTACGGCTCCGGCCTCGGCTCCAACTACCAGGCCCAGGGCCTCAAGCTTTCCAAACATTTCCGCATCTGA